The Tautonia marina genome segment GCGATGAGTGATTCCCAAACCCGATCCGGGGCGATTCCGCTCCTTCATCATCCGCTCGTTCTGCCGACGCTCGTGGTCGTGGGAGGCTGGGTGCTGCTGCTGGGCGGTTCCTTTCCCGGCCAGGCTCCTCCCTCATCGTCGGGGGTTCATCCCGGTGGTTCCCCTGCGATCGAAAACCCTCCCCCCGCGCCGAAGGCTCAGGAACCGGCCCCGTCGGCGGCGGTCGTGACCGTCCTCGATGGGGGATCGTCGTCGGCCCCGATCCGCCTGATGATCGAGTTTCCGAACGAATCGGCAGCACCCGCCGTGATTACCCTCCCTGCTCCGGAACCGAGGACCTCGGACGCCTCGGAAAGCCACTTTGCCCCCTTCGACTCGCAAACCATCCGGACGGGAACGCCCGTCATCGAGGAGCCGGTGGTGCCTCCTCCCATTCCGGGGCCGCCGCCGGACTTCGACCCGACGATCCTCTCGCCTCTGATCCCGGAGTCGGTTCCCGTCTCGCCGATGTTTGAGCGAGACACCACGGCCGAGCCTCTAATCGCCCGGCCGATGGAGGAACTGCCCGACACCTTCAACCCTGGCCCGCTGCTCGAACGCTATCGCAGCCACGAGCCCTGGAGATCGGAGCAGCCTGCCACCGATTCCGGAGCGAAGCCCGTTGCAGGCACGGGTGGCCCCTCGACGATCGAACAGGGGGATCAGGCCCCCGAACCGCCGGTCATCTCGGACACGATCCTCGGGTTTTCGAACGCCCCCGTCATTCTCCCCGAACGATCCTCGGACGTGGAGGAGCCCTGGACGCCGGCCCCTCGTTCAACTGCGGCGTTCGCGCTTGATGAGGCCGGCCCTGCCGTAACGATCCGGCAGCCGCCCATTCCGCAGCATCGAGGGCTCCGGGGCCTGTTCCGAGCCTTCCGGCCTCCTCCGCCCATTCCCCTGGTGCCCCCGCCACCGATGCCGCAAGGAGCGACCTCGAACGCCCTCAGGAGATGAGCCTCGCACTGGTACTGGAATAGCGTTCGGGCACCAGGAGCGAGACAGCGCGGGGCAGCACCCGAGCGGCCCAGGGGGTCGGGGTTCTGGGATGAATCTTCCCGCTGGGGTCGCCGTCGAGCTGAACCGGCACCGCCACGTCGGAGGAAACCGAAACGCGACGGACCCGACGGTGCCAGACGCCCGGGCGATCCAGGTGCAAGCCTCGGAAAATGAGCCAGAGATAATGCAAGGCCGCCAGCGGGCCGGGGTCTCGGAAGACGACCAGATCGAGCAGGCCGTCATCCTCTCGGGCCGTTGGAGCGATCGGCAGGCCGAGGGCATAGCTGGGCAGGTTGAAGACGAAGGCAATCGACCCGGAGAAGACCTCGGGAGGCTCGGGGTCCTCGACCCGAACTGTCAGGGTCGGGAATTCGTATTCGAAACTCGCGCGGAGGACCGGCTCGACGTAGGCCACCCGACTGGTTGGGCGGACCCGCTGAGAATGGCCGATCCGGGCCAGATGGTGCCGGGTCACAACCTCGGCATCGAAGCCGATGCCGGCCATCAAGGCGAAGCGTTGACCGTCGGCCTCTCCGAGATCGAGGGTGATCACTCGCCCGAGAGCGATCGTCTCGGCGGCCTCCTCGGGGTGTCGAGAGAGGCCGAAGTGCCGGGCAAAGAGATTCTCGGTCCCGGCGGGCAAGACACAGATCGGCACTCGTGGCTTTTCGTTAATCAACGCCGAGACGGTGCCGTCACCACCCACGGCCACCAGACACCGGCACGAGGGGGATTGCTCGGCCTGCTCGACCATGAGCCGTCGATCGGCCGGCGACCAGGCCACGCGAGCCTCCAGCCCCTTGCGCTTCAGGGCCTGGACCAGGCGAGCCACGCGATCACGCCCCGCACCGACCCCGGAATTGGCATTGGCGATCAATCCAACCCATCCCGACGCCTTCGAATCGGCACCGATCGACGAAACCAGGGTCGTTGCACCCGAAACGGGATCGTTCGAAGCGTTCTCGGCCGATGCTGGGCGAGGTCCCTCCTCGTCCATCAATCAGGGTCCATCTCGGGGAATGCGGCAGGGTTGGCAAACCGACGAACCTGTCTTGAGGAACAGGCACCGCGCCCACCGGTCCAGCGAGAAGGGTCCGGCAGGCGAAGCGTTGGGCCTCAGGACAGGTTCGAGGTCGTTCAGAATGTCGGATCCAAATCCCATCGGGAGAAGACGTTGACGTTACTCGGTGGTCTCGGTCGCCTCGGATTCGGTGCTCCGACTGGCAACTTGCTGGAGCAGCTCCTGATTCTCGGCCAGGAGTGTCGTGAGGCGTTCTCGAAGGGTTGAGAGCTGCCCCATGCGATCCGCGTTCTCTGAGGCAAGGCGATCGCGAAGCGTGTTCAGCTCATCCACACGAGCCTGCAACTCCGCTTGCTCCTGCTCTCGGCCGGCGATCGTTTCGTTCGTCCGGGCGAGCAGGGTTTCCTCGTCGTCGAGCCGAAGCTGGAGGCGAACCTGATCTTCCTTGAGAAGGCTGACCCGGTTCTCCAGATCCTCGACACGAAGCTTGAGGGAGCGGAGCTGGGAGTCGGTGATCTGTCGTTCGGAGACGACCTGTTTCTGAATCGCGTAGGCGTCGGCATTGGCCTGGCGCACCTGCTGCTCGGTCTCTTCAATCTGAGCCGAAACCGTCTCGATGCCGCGGCCCCAGTTCCGGTTGAGCTGGGAAACCATCGACAGTAAGTAGATCGAGACGAGCATCATCAGGGCAACCAGAACCGACAGGACTTTCCCGGCGGTGGACATCGGACCTCTCCGTGTGGGTCGATGGGCGACCGATGTTCGAGGACTGATCTGAAGGGGAGACTCGCCGCCGACGGCCGGGCCGAAAGCAGCCCCGGCATTGCCGAATTCGCCCATCGACGCGAGATGACCCTCGATTATACCCCCACGCTCCGGCACATGCCAAGTCGCCGGAATTGCAGGCGAGGGCATCCAACCCGTCGTGACCGTTTCAGTCGGCGCCTCCGGCACCGATTCCCGGCCGCGATCGGTCACCCGATTCGAAGGTCGCCCCCCGGTCCGGGCGAACTGTTTGACGCCCCCTGTGCGCTCCTCTACAATCCTCGGATCAATCGCGTCCGCAGTGTCGCGGTCGGGGGGCGTACGCCCTGCCGCAAGACTCGGGCCGGATGGGGATTCGTCGAGCGATGCGAGCGGCGTACACGGTCACCGAGTTGCTGGGAGACGGAATCGGACCCGAACTATCGGAGG includes the following:
- a CDS encoding diacylglycerol/lipid kinase family protein, whose product is MDEEGPRPASAENASNDPVSGATTLVSSIGADSKASGWVGLIANANSGVGAGRDRVARLVQALKRKGLEARVAWSPADRRLMVEQAEQSPSCRCLVAVGGDGTVSALINEKPRVPICVLPAGTENLFARHFGLSRHPEEAAETIALGRVITLDLGEADGQRFALMAGIGFDAEVVTRHHLARIGHSQRVRPTSRVAYVEPVLRASFEYEFPTLTVRVEDPEPPEVFSGSIAFVFNLPSYALGLPIAPTAREDDGLLDLVVFRDPGPLAALHYLWLIFRGLHLDRPGVWHRRVRRVSVSSDVAVPVQLDGDPSGKIHPRTPTPWAARVLPRAVSLLVPERYSSTSARLIS